Proteins co-encoded in one Thermochromatium tepidum ATCC 43061 genomic window:
- the secB gene encoding protein-export chaperone SecB — translation MTEEQQNNERQFSVQRLYTKDVSFESPNAPEIFRGEWKPRHELRLNTTINPLDTDVYEVVLAVTVTVKVEDKTAFLVEVQQAGIFTAHGFAEEELGPLLGAYCPNLLFPYAREVVSDLVVKGSFPPLVLQHVNFDLLFAQHQRQAAEQAQSNSAQPIQH, via the coding sequence ATGACAGAAGAACAGCAGAACAACGAACGTCAATTCTCCGTGCAACGCCTCTACACCAAGGACGTCTCCTTCGAGTCGCCCAATGCCCCCGAGATCTTCCGGGGCGAGTGGAAGCCGCGTCACGAGCTCAGACTCAACACCACGATCAACCCGCTCGACACCGATGTCTACGAGGTGGTGCTCGCGGTCACCGTGACGGTCAAGGTCGAGGACAAGACCGCCTTCCTGGTCGAGGTGCAGCAGGCCGGTATCTTCACCGCGCACGGGTTCGCCGAGGAGGAGCTCGGGCCGCTGCTCGGTGCCTACTGTCCCAACCTACTCTTTCCCTATGCGCGCGAGGTCGTCTCGGATCTGGTGGTCAAGGGTAGCTTCCCGCCGCTTGTGCTCCAGCACGTCAATTTCGACCTGCTCTTCGCCCAGCACCAGCGGCAAGCCGCCGAACAGGCCCAGTCCAACAGCGCGCAACCTATCCAGCACTGA
- a CDS encoding rhodanese-like domain-containing protein, giving the protein MSQLIEFIGNHWFLFLALIVILGLLTHNLIVGGKGSVGPLQATELINHREAVIIDVRPAADYARGHIINALNIPMNGFNHQLATLNKYKGRPIIVNCRSGAQSAVACAYLRKAGFEEVYNLQGGILAWESANLPLTRKKR; this is encoded by the coding sequence ATGTCACAACTCATCGAGTTCATTGGCAATCATTGGTTTCTGTTCTTAGCCCTGATCGTGATCCTGGGCCTCTTGACGCACAATCTCATCGTCGGCGGCAAGGGCAGTGTTGGGCCGCTCCAGGCCACCGAGCTGATCAATCATCGCGAGGCGGTCATCATCGACGTGCGTCCGGCGGCGGATTATGCACGCGGCCACATCATCAACGCCCTGAACATCCCGATGAATGGGTTCAATCACCAGCTGGCGACCCTGAACAAATACAAGGGTCGGCCTATCATCGTCAATTGCCGGTCCGGTGCCCAGTCTGCAGTGGCCTGCGCGTATCTGCGCAAGGCTGGGTTCGAAGAGGTCTACAACCTCCAGGGCGGCATCCTGGCCTGGGAGTCGGCGAACCTGCCCCTGACACGCAAGAAACGCTAA
- a CDS encoding ArsR/SmtB family transcription factor produces the protein MVDNPSHPVGPGVNIPEGVREEIDLLTDDADIERASRSLKAISHPLRLKILCTLGDQEVSVQEIVEHVGTSQSNISQHLAILRDKGILTSRKDANRVYYRVSDNRTLRLIGMMREVFCHHAH, from the coding sequence ATGGTGGACAACCCGAGTCATCCCGTCGGTCCGGGGGTAAATATCCCTGAAGGCGTGCGCGAGGAGATCGACCTACTCACCGACGACGCCGATATCGAGCGTGCCTCGCGTTCGCTCAAGGCAATCTCGCATCCGTTGCGTCTGAAGATCCTCTGTACGCTCGGCGACCAGGAGGTCAGCGTCCAGGAGATCGTCGAGCATGTTGGCACCTCGCAGAGCAATATCTCACAGCATCTGGCGATCCTGCGCGACAAGGGGATCCTCACCTCGCGCAAGGACGCCAATCGCGTCTACTATCGCGTCAGCGACAACCGTACCCTGCGACTGATCGGGATGATGCGCGAGGTCTTCTGCCATCACGCCCACTAG
- a CDS encoding murein hydrolase activator EnvC family protein, protein MQHRGAILLFTALLLPSSPSLPQSGADPTLEARQRDLSTIERSLERIGRELSDRNADRRALIAELEARERNVAELSLANRELERLVAEHNRVAGELRARQVEQQAALGIELDSLADLLRTAYIMGRADRLRLLLNQQDPTRASRVMSYFAYFNRERMKRVQAVQQRADRLERLAQEAEEESRRLAELARSQEATRLRLEEARIRRAQVLRDLEASITNRAETLEALKRDAESLRQLVEHLRQRAQIQAELNIQSRPFADLKGQLAWPLLENRILAAFGTRKEATEVDWDGVLLAASEGEEVRAVKDGRVIYADWLRGFGLLIVIDHGDGYMTFYGHNEALLREVGEWVSTGDPIALSGKSGGRREPVLYFAIRHNGRPQDPAVWCVSQGRYDRGSSQTQPAGANPLEGSAEPSSRQAGALIAQVPNLSNRCETCDAHDTVSNSAFRALPATVR, encoded by the coding sequence ATGCAGCACCGAGGCGCGATCCTACTCTTTACCGCACTCCTGCTGCCGTCGAGTCCCTCGCTCCCTCAGTCGGGCGCCGACCCGACGCTAGAGGCTCGACAACGGGATCTCAGTACGATCGAACGCTCGCTCGAGCGTATCGGGCGCGAATTGAGCGACAGAAACGCCGACCGGCGTGCCCTAATCGCTGAATTGGAGGCGCGCGAGCGTAACGTCGCCGAGCTGTCGCTGGCCAATCGCGAGCTGGAACGCCTGGTCGCGGAGCACAATCGTGTCGCCGGCGAGCTGCGCGCGCGCCAGGTTGAGCAACAGGCGGCGCTGGGTATCGAGCTTGACTCGCTCGCGGATCTGCTGCGAACGGCCTACATCATGGGCCGCGCCGACCGTCTGCGTCTGCTGCTCAACCAGCAGGATCCGACCCGCGCCAGCCGTGTCATGTCCTATTTCGCCTATTTCAATCGCGAGCGAATGAAGCGGGTCCAGGCGGTGCAGCAACGCGCCGATCGACTCGAACGGCTGGCCCAAGAGGCCGAGGAGGAGTCGCGTCGGCTGGCCGAGCTGGCACGCAGTCAGGAGGCTACGCGCCTGCGGCTCGAAGAGGCCAGGATACGTCGCGCCCAGGTCTTGCGCGATCTGGAGGCCAGCATCACCAACCGCGCCGAGACCCTCGAGGCGCTCAAGCGCGACGCCGAATCCCTCAGGCAGCTGGTCGAGCATCTGCGCCAGCGCGCCCAGATCCAGGCCGAACTCAATATCCAGTCGCGTCCATTCGCCGATCTCAAGGGACAGCTTGCCTGGCCGCTGCTTGAAAACCGCATCCTCGCGGCCTTTGGCACCCGCAAGGAGGCAACCGAGGTCGACTGGGATGGTGTGCTGTTGGCAGCCAGCGAGGGCGAGGAGGTGCGCGCGGTCAAGGACGGGCGGGTGATCTATGCCGACTGGCTGCGCGGCTTTGGTCTCTTGATCGTGATCGACCACGGCGACGGCTATATGACGTTCTATGGCCACAACGAGGCACTGTTGCGCGAGGTCGGCGAATGGGTCTCGACCGGCGACCCCATCGCGCTTAGCGGCAAGAGTGGTGGACGTCGGGAGCCCGTGCTCTATTTCGCCATCCGGCACAATGGGCGTCCCCAGGATCCGGCGGTCTGGTGCGTGAGTCAGGGCCGATACGATCGAGGCTCCAGTCAGACCCAACCCGCCGGAGCCAACCCATTGGAAGGCAGTGCTGAGCCGTCCTCACGGCAGGCTGGGGCACTGATCGCCCAGGTGCCGAATCTGTCGAATCGATGCGAAACATGCGATGCTCATGACACTGTGTCCAATTCAGCCTTTCGTGCACTACCTGCCACCGTCCGCTAG